A stretch of Besnoitia besnoiti strain Bb-Ger1 chromosome Unknown contig00015, whole genome shotgun sequence DNA encodes these proteins:
- a CDS encoding uncharacterized protein (encoded by transcript BESB_027110) gives MASEQPHAEQSKGLMERAKETVVAAGESAKEAAVDAYNAASEGVANLTKQLSGETHADTAKDQAHEAKESCKDACSTAGEGIRSAARDASQSISKDPKVQEKLH, from the coding sequence ATGGCTAGCGAGCAGCCCCACGCGGAACAAAGCAAAGGCCTCATGGAGAGAGCCAAAGAGACTGTTGTGGCGGCTGGAGAGTCTGCGAAAGAAGCGGCAGTGGATGCGTACAACGCTGCCAGCGAAGGTGTTGCAAACTTGACTAAGCAACTCAGTGGAGAGACTCACGCCGACACTGCAAAGGACCAGGCACACGAGGCGAAAGAATCGTGCAAAGATGCCTGCTCTACTGCAGGAGAGGGCattcgcagcgcagcgcgcgatGCTTCACAATCTATTTCCAAGGACCCGAAAGTTCAAGAGAAACTCCACTAA
- a CDS encoding uncharacterized protein (encoded by transcript BESB_027120): MAFLHKKTAPSFVCLSLFFVVAASARETPGEKIWEGIVGVGQVTGEGIKYVGDTASKLGKDLRDDPVEAAKARTQAARNAATESVESLKRLAKDAADRATDSFGAVRDEAAKKAGAAHEKAKDWVEDTKAGAAGKAEEFKRKLQDTGDSAKDAASSWWGKGSTAVKDKLDEASSYAAEGVEKAKGTASSWWDTASEGAKEHAEDLKTKAANAGEHVKEKGSSWWHSISSGVGDAAEEAKDRAARTASSVWENAENKADQAKDTASSWWRKAKGSSEDLSAAASASADNVRDGAWSFWSGTKKKTEDMKDGAAEAVKRAKDKTSSLWSSVEDAGKDLKGTADEAARRAADTKENARETASSWWSRGKDKVDETKESLEDAAETAKKSASSWWGSTGEKVKDAQERMQDTGASWWHAATDAKDAAHKNAKDATRQASSWWKTAAEKADEVGENARGSASTWWHLGGNRAPFDEDTLPKAKDKAKSWWESANVKTSETKDARKEAEAKAAEGNASWWSKLTGSTKGATDDHGQNLSKTPNEREGDSLQLSSNLEQQTIDEKKRHDQKKREEH, encoded by the coding sequence ATGGCGTTTTTACACAAGAAGACAGCACCGTCTTTTGTGTGCctgtcgctcttcttcgtggTAGCTGCTTCTGCACGCGAAACTCCCGGAGAGAAAATATGGGAAGGTATTGTCGGTGTTGGGCAGGTGACAGGGGAGGGAATCAAGTACGTTGGTGATACCGCCTCTAAATTGGGAAAGGACTTGAGAGATGACCCCGTCGAGGCTGCGAAAGCTAGAACGCAAGCCGCAAGGAATGCAGCCACTGAGTCTGTTGAGTCGTTGAAGAGGCTGGCGAAGGATGCCGCAGACCGTGCAACGGATTCCTTTGGAGCTGTAAGGGACGAAGCAGCAAAGAAGGCTGGTGCAGCTCACGAGAAAGCCAAGGACTGGGTGGAAGATACTAAGGCAGGAGCTGCAGGGAAAGCAGAAGAATTCAAAAGGAAGCTACAGGACACTGGGGATAGCGCCAAGGATGCAGCATCATCCTGGTGGGGCAAAGGAAGCACAGCTGTGAAAGACAAGCTTGATGAAGCAAGCAGTTACGCCGCTGAGGGCGTAGAAAAGGCAAAGGGCACAGCCTCTTCTTGGTGGGACACAGCTTCTGAAGGCGCCAAAGAGCACGCAGAAGAcctgaagacgaaggcggccaACGCAGGAGAGCACGTGAAGGAGAAGGGATCGTCATGGTGGCACAGTATTTCCTctggcgtcggcgacgcagctgaAGAGGCAAAAGATCGGGCCGCACGTACTGCCTCATCAGTCTGGGAGAATGCTGAAAACAAGGCTGACCAAGCTAAGGATACAGCGTCCTCCTGGTGGCGCAAGGCAAAAGGCTCTTCTGAGGATTTGAGTGCTGCTGCAAGTGCGTCGGCAGACAACGTCAGGGATGGAGCCTGGTCTTTCTGGAGTGGAACtaagaagaagacagaggatATGAAAGATGGGGCCGCGGAAGCGGTAAAACGTGCAAAGGACAAAACTTCGTCGCTGTGGAGCTCGGTTGAAGATGCTGGAAAAGATCTTAAGGGAACAGCGGatgaggcggcgaggcgcgctgcagatACAAAGGAGAACGCAAGAGAGACTGCTTCGTCGTGGTGGAGTCGTGGGAAGGATAAGGTGGACGAGACAAAGGAGAGTTTAGAAGATGCAGCAGAAACGGCCAAGAAGTCTGCGTCATCGTGGTGGGGAAGCACCGGAGAGAAGGTAAAGGACGCACAAGAACGAATGCAGGATACAGGGGCGTCCTGGTGGCATGCAGCCACCGACGCAAAAGACGCCGCGCACAAGAATGCGAAAGACGCCACGCGACAGGCATCATCATGGTGGAAaacagcagcagagaaagccGACGAGGTTGGAGAGAATGCACGAGGCTCAGCGTCCACCTGGTGGCACCTCGGGGGGAATAGAGCACCATTTGACGAAGACACGCTACCAAAGGCAAAAGACAAAGCGAAGTCGTGGTGGGAGAGTGCAAATGTGAAGACTTCAGAAACAAAGGATGCCAGAAAAGAAGCAGAGGCCAAAGCAGCAGAAGGCAACGCTTCCTGGTGGAGCAAACTTACTGGCAGCACGAAGGGTGCCACCGACGACCACGGACAGAATCTCTCGAAAACGCCGAatgagagagagggcgactCATTGCAGCTTTCTTCTAATCTGGAGCAGCAAACTATTGATGAAAAGAAACGGCACGatcagaagaagagagaggagcacTAG
- a CDS encoding uncharacterized protein (encoded by transcript BESB_027130), whose amino-acid sequence MRAFNRFFSAGGDGGGLFSKAKAAALGAKHAAKHGLASVTEEATNIGKQMANPVATVKDKAKGIGVLVSDSAEALGDKAKQVLEDVGMKQKEAPLEDDSASTRDTVNRAGKTLKDTTKAGEGASNAESSVGNARRKDDEFKAVGEEAIMYGRELTGQSPKEAGEDAARVARTQGVDKAVEMGKRKND is encoded by the coding sequence ATGAGGGCGTTCAACAGATTTTTCTCAGCAGGAGGGGATGGTGGCGGTCTGTTTAGCAAAGCAAAAGCAGCAGCGCTGGGTGCGAAGCACGCAGCGAAACACGGGCTGGCTTCAGTGACTGAAGAGGCAACGAACATTGGGAAACAGATGGCAAACCCTGTCGCGACTGTGAAAGATAAAGCAAAAGGAATTGGTGTTCTTGTGAGTGACTCTGCAGAAGCACTAGGTGACAAAGCCAAGCAGGTCCTAGAAGACGTTGGTATGAAGCAAAAAGAGGCTCCTCTTGAAGATGATAGCGCTAGCACCAGAGACACTGTGAACCGTGCTGGAAAGACGCTGAAAGACACTACTAAGGCTGGCGAGGGTGCGAGCAATGCTGAATCATCTGTGGGCAATGCACGGCGAAAAGACGATGAATTCAAGGCTGTCGGTGAAGAGGCGATCATGTATGGTCGGGAGCTCACAGGCCAGTCTCCTAAAGAAGCCGGGGAAGACGCCGCAAGGGTGGCTAGAACGCAAGGAGTGGACAAAGCAGTTGAAATGGGGAAGAGGAAGAATGATTGA
- a CDS encoding uncharacterized protein (encoded by transcript BESB_027140): MADAARTAKENAMSMAASGKEQAYDAGLAAKESTSSAAEKAGDYASSAGMKMSDTAGNAMETTKDYAKSAGEKISDTAANIAGGAANTGRSAKDMAADAAAATGQTLSDAAEAAKDAAVDVGRKIKESMS, translated from the coding sequence ATGGCGGACGCTGCAAGGACTGCAAAAGAGAATGCGATGTCTATGGCTGCATCTGGGAAAGAACAGGCGTATGACGCTGGACTGGCAGCGAAGGAGTCAACCAGCTCTGCGGCCGAAAAAGCTGGTGACTATGCGTCGAGCGCTGGAATGAAGATGAGTGACACGGCAGGCAACGCTATGGAGACTACAAAGGATTACGCAAAGAGCGCGGGAGAAAAGATCAGCGACACTGCCGCTAACATTGCCGGGGGTGCAGCCAATACAGGAAGATCTGCGAAGGACAtggctgcagacgctgcggccgctACGGGTCAGACTCTCAGtgacgctgcggaggcagccaaAGATGCAGCTGTTGATGTTGGCAGGAAGATCAAAGAATCTATGTCGTAG